A region from the Triticum urartu cultivar G1812 chromosome 1, Tu2.1, whole genome shotgun sequence genome encodes:
- the LOC125530603 gene encoding sugar transporter ERD6-like 4, with product MSFRDESGGEDGSGGRSSSASDLRKPFLHTGSWYRMSAAGGGAMDRLGSSAYGLRDSSISALLCTLIVALGPIQFGFTCGYSSPTQDAIMADLGLTLSEFSLFGSLSNVGAMVGAIASGQIAEYIGRKGSLMIAAIPNIIGWLAISFANDSSFLFMGRLLEGFGVGVISYTVPVYIAEIAPQNMRGALGSVNQLSVTIGILLAYTLGMFVPWRILSVLGILPCSILIPGLFFIPESPRWLAKMGKMEDFESSLQVLRGFETDISAEVNEIKRSVASSRRRTTIRFAEIKHKRYSVPLMIGIGLLILQQLSGVNGIFFYAASIFKAAGLKNSNLATCGLGAVQVVATGITTWLTDKAGRRLLLIISATGMTISLLVVSVSFFVKDNIDEASHLHFVMSMLSLAGLVAFVLAFSLGMGAIPWIIMSEILPVNIKSLAGSTATLANWMTSWLITMTASLMLNWSNGGTFAIYAAVSMGTLLFVCLCVPETKGRTLEEIAFSFR from the exons atgaGCTTCCGGGACGAGAGCGGCGGGGAGGACGGCAGCGGGGGCCGGTCGTCCTCGGCGTCCGACCTGCGCAAGCCGTTCCTGCACACGGGCAGCTGGTACAGGATGtccgccgccggcggcggcgccatggACCGCCTCGGCTCCTCCGCCTACGGCCTCCGCGACAGCTCCATCTCCGCCCTGCTCTGCACCCTCATCGTCGCGCTCGGCCCCATCCAGTTCGGCTTCACCTGCGGCTACTCCTCGCCCACCCAGGATGCCATCATGGCCGACCTCGGCCTCACCCTCTCCGAG TTCTCTTTATTCGGATCCCTGTCCAACGTCGGGGCCATGGTGGGCGCCATTGCCAGTGGCCAGATCGCCGAGTACATCGGCCGTAAAGGG TCTCTGATGATCGCCGCTATCCCGAACATCATTGGGTGGCTTGCAATATCGTTTGCAAAT GACTCCTCATTCTTGTTCATGGGCCGTTTGCTGGAAGGATTTGGGGTCGGTGTGATATCCTACACG GTGCCAGTTTATATAGCAGAAATTGCTCCACAAAACATGAGAGGAGCTCTTGGTTCGGTCAATCAG CTCTCTGTTACAATCGGTATACTGCTTGCCTACACATTAGGCATGTTTGTTCCCTGGAGAATTCTTTCTGTTCTTG GCATTTTACCTTGCTCAATCCTGATACCTGGACTGTTCTTCATTCCTGAATCACCAAGGTGGCTG GCAAAAATGGGAAAGATGGAAGATTTTGAATCTTCACTGCAGGTCCTGCGCGGATTTGAAACTGATATCTCAGCAGAAGTAAATGAAATAAAG AGATCAGTTGCCTCATCTAGGAGGAGGACAACCATACGATTTGCAGAGATCAAACACAAGAGATATAGTGTTCCTCTTATG ATAGGAATTGGCCTCCTTATACTTCAGCAACTAAGTGGTGTCAACGGCATTTTCTTCTATGCTGCAAGTATCTTCAAAGCTGCTG GTCTTAAAAACAGTAATCTCGCAACATGTGGTTTGGGGGCTGTTCAG GTGGTTGCTACTGGAATCACAACCTGGTTGACTGACAAAGCTGGTCGACGGCTACTTCTCATT ATCTCTGCTACAGGGATGACAATCAGTCTTCTCGTTGTTTCTGTGTCATTTTTTGTGAAG GACAACATAGACGAAGCTTCTCATTTACACTTTGTGATGAGTATGCTTTCACTGGCTGGACTTGTG GCATTTGTGCTTGCATTTTCTCTGGGCATGGGAGCCATCCCATGGATTATAATGTCTGAG ATTCTTCCTGTTAACATCAAGAGTCTTGCCGGAAGCACCGCCACCCTTGCAAACTGGATGACGTCGTGGCTCATCACGATGACCGCGAGCTTGATGCTAAACTGGAGCAACGGAG GAACCTTTGCTATATACGCGGCAGTGTCCATGGGCACCCTCCTCTTCGTGTGCCTGTGCGTGCCGGAGACCAAGGGGAGAACGCTCGAGGAGATTGCGTTCTCGTTCCGCTGA